From the genome of Papaver somniferum cultivar HN1 chromosome 2, ASM357369v1, whole genome shotgun sequence, one region includes:
- the LOC113350415 gene encoding ferredoxin--NADP reductase, root isozyme, chloroplastic-like: MAAQLALNQGSNVSVRVGISDSSPRVSGFQRQNLRFQEKPCLPHLSLNLKSNSLKSRNSFRVCMSVQQANVPKVAVSPLELEDPQDPPLNLHKPKEPYTATIVSVERIVGPNAPGETCHVVIDHGGNVPYWEGQSYGVIPPGENPKKPGSPHNVRLYSIASTRYGDSFDGKTASLCVRRAVYYDPETGKEDPSKNGVCSNFLCNSKPGDKVQVTGPSGKIMLLPETDPNATHIMIATGTGVAPYRGYLRRMFMESVPTYKFGGLAWLFLGVANSDSLLYDEEFSKYQRDYPDNFRFDRALSREQKNKTGGKMYVQDKIEEYSDEVFKLLDGGAHIYFCGLKGMMPGIQDTLKRVAEQRGESWEAKLSQLKKNKQWHVEVY; encoded by the exons ATGGCTGCTCAATTAGCTCTTAATCAG GGTTCGAATGTATCTGTTCGAGTCGGAATTAGTGATTCATCTCCAAGGGTATCAGGATTTCAG AGACAAAATTTACGGTTTCAGGAGAAACCATGTCTTCCACATTTGTCCTTGAATTTGAAAAGCAATAGCTTGAAATCACGAAATTCGTTCAGAGTATGCATGTCTGTACAACAAGCGAATGTACCAAAGGTTGCGGTATCACCTTTAGAACTAGAGGATCCTCAAGACCCACCTCTCAATCTACACAAACCTAAGGAACCTTATACTGCAACAATTGTTTCCGTGGAAAGGATCGTTGGCCCAAACGCTCCTGGAGAGACTTGCCACGTTGTGATTGATCATGGTGGCAATGTTCCTTACTGGGAAGGACAGAGTTACGGTGTTATCCCACCT GGGGAAAACCCAAAGAAACCAGGAAGCCCTCACAATGTTCGCCTCTACTCAATTGCATCTACCAGGTATGGAGATTCTTTTGACGGAAAGACTGCCAGTTTATGTGTTCGACGTGCTGTATATTACGACCCTGAGACTGGAAAGGAAGATCCCTCTAAAAATGGAGTCTGCAGCAACTTCCTTTGCAACTCGAAGCCAGGAGACAAGGTTCAAGTCACAG GTCCTTCTGGGAAGATAATGCTTTTACCCGAGACCGATCCAAATGCCACACACATTATGATTGCCACCGGAACAGGTGTGGCCCCATATAGAGGATACCTCCGCCGCATGTTCATGGAATCCGTCCCCACATATAAGTTTGGTGGACTTGCATGGCTCTTCCTTGGTGTGGCCAACTCTGACAGTCTTCTATACGACGAAGAATTTTCGAAGTACCAGAGAGATTACCCAGACAACTTCCGTTTCGACAGAGCGCTTAGTAGAGAACAGAAGAATAAAACTGGGGGAAAGATGtatgttcaagacaaaatcgaggAGTACAGTGATGAAGTCTTCAAGCTCTTAGATGGAGGTGCTCATATATACTTCTGTGGGTTGAAGGGTATGATGCCTGGAATCCAAGACACACTAAAAAGAGTTGCTGAGCAGAGAGGGGAGAGCTGGGAAGCAAAACTCTCGCAACTCAAAAAGAATAAGCAATGGCATGTTGAGGTCTATTAG